From Pseudomonas sp. G2-4:
TGGACAAGGGCGAGTTCGTCATTACCCGGCGCACGCCGACCCTGTTTCCCCTGCGCCTGACATTGGTGGCCATGGCCGCGCCGTTCAGTGCAGCGGACCAGACCGGATTCAAGCAACGCCGCTCCGTCAGCCATGGCCCGACAACCCTGGGTGCGCTGTTTCGTCAGTTGACCTCCAGGCACGGTTTTTCCCCTCGTGTGGCGGCGGACTTGTCGCTGATAAAGATCGAACACATCGACCAGTCCAACGAAACCGACATGGGTTTTCTGACGCGCCTGGCCCATCGTTATGACGCCGTCGCCAAGCCGGTCAACGAGCTGTATGTGCTGGCGCGGCGCGGTCAGGCGAAGTCGTTGTCGGGTAAAGTCCTGCCAGAGATAAAGCTATCGGTGACGACGAACAATCGTCCGGGCGACCAGGCTTTTATCTCGGCCGTTCTTGATGAAACCGCCCGGGCGAAATACCAGGGTTGCAAGACCCGTTGGTGGGATGCGACTACCGGCACACTGCGTGTGGAGGAGAGCGGCATCGCGCCGTTCAAGACCCTTCGCCAGCGTTTCCAGAGCGCCAACGATGCCCGCGCCGCCGGTGAAGGAGAGGTGCGTCGGATGATGCGCGAAGCACTCAAGGTGAAGATCGAATGCCCGGGCAATCCGGGGCTGTCGGCTGAAGGCATCGTACTGCTGGACCCCACCTGGCCGGACTTCATGCGCGGTCGCTGGTCGATCGACAAAGTCACCGCCTCTGGTGATCGGGCAACCAGCTATCGCTGCAAGATTGATGCGACGTGCCTGGATGCCAGGGGCTGACACCTATTCCTTTAGAACGCGAGCTTGCTCGCGAAGAGGGCAACACCCATAACGAATTTCGATGACCTGACCATGGACGTTACCCAACAGCAACTCATCAACATCATGCCCAACGCCCGCAGCCAAGCGGGCGTTTTTGTTTCTGCGCTTAACGCAGCCATGTCCCGCTACCGTATCGAAACGCCTAAACGCATTGCCGCGTTTCTCGCCCAGGTCGGTCATGAATCGGGACAGTTGCGCTATGTGCGCGAGCTCGGCGCTGACCAATACCTCAGCAAGTACGACACAGGACCGTTGGCCGTGCGCCTGGGCAATACGCCCCAGGCCGACGGGGACGGTCAGAAATACCGTGGCCGGGGTCTGATTCAGATAACCGGGCACGACAACTATCTTCGTTGCAGCCTGGGTTTGTTTGGCGACGAACGCCTGCTGGCCTTGCCAGAGCTGCTGGAGCAACCGCAATGGGCCGCTGAATCCGCTGCGTGGTTTTGGGAGCGCAACGGCTTGAACGAACTGGCTGATCGCGACCAGTTCAACAGCATTACCCGGCGGATCAATGGTGGTTTGAACGGTTTGGAGGATCGCCTGCAACTCTGGGCGCGGGCGAGGGCGGTGTTATGCCAGCCTTCGACCTGATGCCTTTTTCTGCTCGAACCCTTGGCATCGTCGTTTTGCTGGCATTGGTGGCGGGTGGCCCGGCGATGCTTGCGTGGCGTCTCCAGGATTGGCGGTATGGCCAACAGTTGGCGCAGTTGGCCCAATCCCAGGCCGCGACGTTGAATCAGATAACCCAGGCAGCAGCGATGCAACAAAAGGCCGAGCAAGACAAACGCCTGGCCCTGGAACAACAACTCTCCGCCAGCGAACACACCCATTACCGAGCCTTGAGCGATGCCCAACGTGATCAGGATCGCCTGCGCGATCGCCTTGCTACTGCCGATGTCCGGTTGTCAGTCCTCCTCGACGCCGACGATGTTGCCGCCGGTTGTGCAGTGCCTGCCACCGCCAGCGCCGGCGGCGTGGATCATGGCGCCCCACGCGCCCGACTTGACCCAGCGCATGCTCAACGAATTATCGCCATCACCGACGCCGGTGATCGCGGACTGATCGCCTTGCAGGCGTGCCAGGCCTATGTCAGGGCGCTGGGCCGGTAGTCCATCGAGTCTTGCAAGCTTCCCATGCTCGTGTACGGTAGGCCCCACTTGCGACGAATCAGGAGAGCATCATGGACGACATTACTGAGCTGGCCGCTGAGCTGGGCCGGCGCCTGCAGTTGCTCAATGCCCATGTGACCACGGCCGAGTCCTGTACCGGCGGCGGGATTTCCGAGGCGATCACGCGCATTCCAGGGAGTTCGGCCTGGTTCGAGGCCGGTTACGTCACCTATTCCAATCGCCAGAAGACCCAGCAGTTGAATGTGCCGGCCGAGCTGTTCGGGACGGTGGGGGCGGTCAGTCGCGAGGTGGTCGAGGCCATGGTGCGGGGTGCCCAGCACAAGAGCCTGGCGCGGTTTGCCGTGGCAGTCAGCGGCGTTGCCGGGCCGGACGGTGGTTCGCCGAATAAACCGGTGGGCACGGTGTGGCTCGCCTGGGGCGTTGGCGAGACGGTGATCAGCGAGCAGCGATTCTTTCCGGGCAACCGCGACGAGGTCCGCCGACAAACGGTGAAGGCCGCGCTAGACGGGCTGCTGCAACATGCCTCTATAGAAATCTCAAATCAGGGGTAGGCGATCCTCAATCGCTGTGGAATAATACTGGCTACTTATACAGGTGTTGGCCGTCAGGCCTTATTGATTACGTGAGGACTTTAATGGACGACAACAAGAAGAAAGCCTTGGCTGCGGCCTTGGGTCAGATCGAACGTCAATTCGGCAAGGGTGCCGTAATGCGTATGGGCGATCAGGACCGTCAGGCTATTCCTTCCATCTCCACCGGCTCCCTGGGCCTGGACATCGCGCTTGGCATCGGCGGCCTGCCCAAAGGCCGTATCGTTGAAATCTACGGTCCTGAATCCTCGGGTAAAACCACACTGACCCTGTCCGTGATCGCCCAGGCTCAAAAAGCTGGCGCGACCTGCGCCTTCGTCGACGCCGAACACGCCCTGGACCCGGAATACGCCGGCAAACTGGGTGTCAACGTCGATGACCTGCTGGTTTCCCAGCCGGACACCGGTGAACAGGCCCTGGAAATCACCGACATGCTGGTGCGTTCCAATGCGGTCGACGTGATCATCGTCGACTCCGTGGCGGCGCTGGTGCCAAAAGCTGAAATCGAAGGTGAAATGGGCGACATGCACGTGGGCCTCCAGGCTCGCCTGATGTCCCAGGCCTTGCGCAAGATCACCGGTAACATCAAGAACGCCAACTGCCTGGTGATCTTCATCAACCAGATCCGCATGAAGATCGGCGTGATGTTTGGTAGCCCGGAAACCACCACCGGTGGTAACGCGCTGAAGTTCTACGCCTCGGTTCGCCTGGACATCCGCCGTACTGGCGCGGTGAAGGAAGGTGATGAGGTTGTCGGCAGCGAGACCCGTGTCAAGGTTGTGAAGAACAAGGTGGCTTCGCCGTTCCGTCAGGCTGAATTCCAGATTCTTTACGGCAAGGGCATCTACCTCAATGGTGAGATGATCGACCTGGGTGTGTTGCACGGTTTCGTCGAGAAATCTGGCGCCTGGTATGCCTACAACGGCACCAAGATCGGTCAGGGCAAGGCCAACTCGGCCAAGTTCCTGGCGGACAACCCGGAAGTTGCCGCAACCCTCGAGAAGCAACTGCGTGACAAGCTGCTGAGCCCGGTGGCCGACGTCAAGGCAGTGGCCAATCGCGAAACCGTTGATGACCTGGCTGACGCTGATCTCTGATTGATTCGATGACCGTCGTACTCGATACCCTCGTCGCGGTGCGACGAACCGCGATGGACCTGCTCGCCAGGCGCGAGCATGGTCGGGTTGAGCTGACGCGTAAGCTGCGTCAGCGCGGTGCGCCCGATGAGTTGATCGACTCGGCGCTCGACCGTTTGACGGAAGAGGGCCTGTTATCGGAGTCCCGCTACCTTGAGAGCTTTGTCTCCTATCGCGCCCGCTCTGGGTATGGTCCGTTACGAATTCGTGAGGAGCTTGGTCAGCGTGGCTTGCAACGCCCGGATATCGAACTCGCCCTGCGCGAAAGTGGTATCGATTGGCAGGCGCAACTGACGGACACCTGGCGCCGCAAGTTCTCAGGGCATTTGCCCATCGATGCACGAGAGCGAGCCAAGCAAGGGCGTTTCCTGGCGTATCGAGGGTACTCCATGGAAATGATCAACCGTTTGTTCAGCGGTCGCGGCATGGATGATTAAACAAGAACGGCCCGCTATTTCGATAGCGGGCCGTTTTTTTATGGGCTCAGGTTACCTTGATCGGTTCCCACGTCAGGGGATGGGGTTCTGAAGTGGGCTGGGCCCAGTTTTCCGGCAGGTTGATGTAGTCCACCAATTCCCTTAAACGACCGTGATTGCGGGCGTTGAAGGTAAACGCCAGTCGTGTCAAATGGCTGAAGTGGGCTTCGTCGTGCTCCTCGCCGCTGTAGTCATGCTGATGGAAGCAGTCGTTCAGGCACAGGTCGGCAAATTCCAGCTGTATCTGCTGCAGCGCCTGTTCGCTGAGCTTGTGATGCATGCGAATCACGAACTGGTGTTTGAGCCAGCGACTGGAGTGGAAGTTGCGGTAGAACTGGTTGATTTCCTCCACGGCGTCTTCGGCGTTGTACACCAGGCGCATCAATTTCATGTCAGTGGGCAGGATGTAGCGGTTTTCCTCCAGTTGCTCACGGATGAAGTCCAGGGCACCTTTCCAGAACTTGCCCCCTGGAACGTCCAGCAGGACCACCGGCACCAAGGGGCTTTTCCCCGTCTGTACCAGCGTCAGGACTTCCAAGGCTTCATCAAGGGTGCCGAAACCGCCTGGGCAGAGCACCAGTGCGTCGGCCTCCTTGACGAAGAACAGTTTGCGGGTGAAGAAAAAGTGGAACGGCAGCAGGTTCGGCGTGCCTTCGACGGTCGGGTTTGCGTGCTGTTCGAAGGGCAGGGTGATGTTGAAGCCCAGGCTGTGGTCGCGACCTGCGCCTTCATGGGCGGCGGCCATGATGCCACCGCCGGCGCCGGTGATGACCATCATGTCCGAACGGGCCAGCGCCGCCCCCAGCTCTCGGGCCATGGCGTACAGAGGATGTTCGACGGGCGTGCGGGCGGAGCCGAAGACCGTGACCTTGCGTCGGCCCTTGAACTGTTCGAGCGTACGGAACGCGTGCTCCAGCTCTCGGAGTGCCTGCAAGGTGATCTTGGCATTCCAGCGGTTGTGATCTTCCTGGGCCATGCGCAGCACGGTCAGGATCATGTCGCGGTAGATGGGGAGGTTCGGGCTGTCGGGTGATACCAGGTTGAGTTGCTCTTCGACCTTGCGGGTGAGGTCGTGGCCATGGCTCTCGAAATGACGACTGAGCAGGTCATTCGGTTTATAAGGCATTCAACTTCTCCTTCTTAACAGGACCCCGGCCCGAACGAGAGATTCGTCAGGGCCACGACACTCCGTGTGTCGTTGTCGGCCCAGGCCTGTGCCTGGACGTTCGACCTGGCTCGACGCGATCTATGGCAGGCGATCAAGCCATCCTGCGGGTCCTGCTTTTTCCTTGAATGAAAGAACAATCACACAGCAAGGTGTTAGCTGGGCAGCCTCGTTCTGCCCGATGAAAAACAGATACTTCTCAATCTAGCTGATCTTCGCTGTCCTGATCATGGCGCGCAAAAGTGATCGTTGGCAACCGCTGGATGCAAGCGCTGAAATACCCGCCGCTCGTCAGATTGCCGACCGGGTATGTGCCGCTCTGATTTACTGATAGCAAGCGTACTCATGCAATTCGGCGCCCAGGGCTGGGTGTCACGCGATAGATTGAAGTGGCTAGGGCATGGAGGCGGGAGAGATGACCAGGGTGACTCTGGAGCTCGACAGGCAGTTGTACCTGACGCTGTTGGAAGCGGCTCAGGCCAATCAGGTAAGCCTTGAAGAGGAATGCTGCCGACGGTTGGAAGGCCGTGGATGGCGCTCGCGTTATCTGCAGGCGCTGGTGGCGGAACTGCGCGCCGATGATGAGCAGCGGCGCGCTCGCTCGGGTTGATTACTTCTTCGTCTTGGCCGGTTTCGGGCAATCCGATTCCTGGAAGCGTTCGGTCGCGACCGGGCGATTGGTCTTAACCTCGGTAAACTCGTAGCGCATGGTGGCGCCCTTGGCCATCAGCTTGCGGAAGCCTGGGTTGGTGCATACCGTGGAGCCTAACTGGAAATACACGGCCTTTGGGTCGGCGCGCATTTTCTGGGCATGGCTGCTTTGCACACTGAGGTGGTTGATCAGCTCGGTGCCTTCGACGGTGTAACCCTGGTCAAGAATATCCTCGCTGATCGCCCGCGGCGTGCCAACGCTGCTTTGGGTGGCCACGTTCTGCAGCATCTTGTTCAGTTCGAGTTCTTTCAGCGAAGCAGCCTGAGCGCTGAGGGACGTCGCCAGCAGAACGGCAACGGTAGGGACGATAAGGCGCAGCATGAAACTCTCCTGGTTCAGTGACTGGTGGTTCGACCGATCACATGACTGTGCGTTCAGTGGCGGGAAATTATAGGGGAGCCCGGGCGCACGGTACAGGCTTGCGCGCTCTGGTAGACTGCCGGCCTCATTAGCCTTGCCGAGTGTTGTTCGTGTCGAGTTTTCCTGTCTGCCGGCGTCGCCTGTGATGAATCATGCCCCTAACGCCGTAGCCCGCCTGCGCGACCAGCGCATCGATGAGGGCATCAAGCCGATTCAGGCGCGGGGTTGGCGCGCGCCCCGTTGCAGCGCCTGCCGGGTGATCGAGAGCCATTGCCTGTGTGCCTGGCGTCCGAGCGTCGAGACCCGCTCCGGGATCTGCCTGATCATGACCAACAAGGAAGTGTTCAAGCCGAGCAACACCGGTTGGTTGATTGCCGACGTGGTGCGCGACAATCATGCCTTCATCTGGTCACGTACCGACGTCGACGCGCAACTAATGGCGCTGCTGAATGACCCGCAATGGCAACCGTACCTGGTGTTTCCCGGTGAATACGTCGAGCCTTCGCGGGTCACTCATACGGTGGAGCTCGATTCTTCCAGGCGTCCGCTGTTCATTCTGCTGGATGCGACGTGGACCGAGGCGCGGAAGATTTTCCGTAAAAGTCCCTATTTTGACCGGCTGCCGATCCTGAGCCTGTTGCCCGACAAATTGTCGCGCTACCGCTTGCGCCGTTCCACCCGCAGCGAGCACCTGTGTACCGCCGAAGTGGCGGCGTTGTGTCTGGAGCTGGCAGGGGACAGCGATGCCGCGTCGGCCCTGGACGCCTATTTCGATGTGTTCAGCCAGCACTACCTGGGCGCCAAACGCCAGCAGGAGGTGAATGTATCGACCCCGGCCCATGCCGAGTTGCTGCCCTTTATTCGTACGGCGCAAGCAGTATTGGCCCAATAGTGGCCCATACTGCACGCAGCGGTGGCGGTGCTGCTTGACCACCCTGGCTTCGCTGGGCATGCTTGGCGCCGACCAGGGTGCGGCCAAAGTTTGAAGCGCTGTGTTTGGCGTTGACGTGCCCCTGTGCATACTGCTGCAGGGCGGTGTGTTGAGTTGTTTGGGTGAGGCGCGAATGCATCGGGCCTGCCATAAAAAAAACAGGATCATTTAAAAAATGGCCACATACGAAATCCTGATTGCTGATGATCACCCGCTTTTTCGCAGCGCGTTGCATCAGGCAGTGACCCTGGGCCTTGGCCCGGATGTCCGGCTTACGGAGGTGGCCAGTATTGCGGAACTGGAGGTCCGGTTGACCGAAAAGTCCGACTGGGACCTGGTGCTGCTGGACTTGAATATGCCGGGTGCGTATGGCTTTTCAGGATTGGTGCTATTGCGCGGTCAGTACCCGCAGATTCCGGTAATGATGGTCTCGGCCCAGGAAGAAGCGTCGGTGATGGTCAAGGCCCGGGAATTCGGCGCCAGCGGCTTCATCCCCAAATCCAGCTCCCTCGAACAGATCCAACAGGCCGTGAAGGCTGTGTTGGATGGCGATGTGTCCTGGCCGCCCCAGGCGTTCGAAGCGGTCAGCGTGTCCGCAGAAGCCAAAGCCGCCAGCGAAGGCCTGGCCAGCCTCACGCCCCAGCAGTTCCGGGTGTTGACCATGGTCTGCGAAGGCTTGCTGAACAAGCAGATTGCCTATGAGCTGAGCGTGTCAGAGGCCACCATCAAGGCCCATGTGACGGCCATCTTTCGTAAACTGAACGTGCGCACCCGGACCCAGGCGGCGTTGCTGCTGCAACAACTTGAGTCAATTTCACCGCAGCCGTAGTGCTTTGTTCACGCTTTTTTGACCGGGTTTGAATTAGCTTCTCCACCCCTTTCGATCAGTTGCCTACTCATATGTCACCTTTTAAAGGCCAAACAGGCCTGAAACGCATCCTCAACGCCTCCGGCTATTCCCTGGACGGGCTGCGGGCTGCTTTTGTCGGCGAAGCGGCTTTCCGTCAGTTGGTGCTGCTCAATGCCTTGCTGATTCCGTTGTCGTTCTTCCTGGATGTCAGTCGTGTCGAACAGGCGCTGTTGATCGCTGTCTGCCTGCTGGCGTTGATTGTGGAGTTGCTCAACTCTGCGGTGGAGGCGGCCATCGACCGCATCTCGCTGGAACTGCACCCCCTGTCGAAAAACGCCAAGGACATGGGCAGCGCGGCCCAGTTGGTCGCGCTGACGATGATCGCGTTGGTCTGGGGCGTGGTACTGCTTTAAACCCTCAGGCGATGGCCGGCAGCACGATTTCGTCGCTGCGCTGGACCCCTGCGGTGAAGGCTCGGCACAGTTCGAGGAATTCGCGCATGGCCGAGGTCTGATATTTCTGTTTGTGCCAGATGAAGTAAAACTGCCGGGCCAAGTCCATATCCGGGGTTTCCACCGGAACGAGACTGCCGCGGCGGAAGGCGTCGCGCAGTGCCAGGCGTGAGATGCAGCCAATCCCCAGGCCGGACTCCACGGCGCGCTTGATGGCTTCGGTGTGTTCCAGTTCCAGGCGGATGTTCAATGCGCTGCGATGGTGGCGCATGGCTTGGTCGAAGGTCAGGCGTGTGCCGGAACCCTGTTCCCGTAGAATCCACGCTTCATGGGTCAGCTCCTCCATGGTCGCCTGGCCGCGCTTGGCCAGTGGGTGTTGCGGTGCGCAGAACACCACCAGTTCGTCCTCGACCCAGCTCTGCACCTCGATGTCCGGATGGCTGCAATCGCCTTCGATTAGACCCAGATCAATTTCATAGTGGGCAACCTGTTGCACGATATTGGCAGTGTTCTGCACGTGCAGCTTCACCTGGCTTTCCGGATGGCGCTGCATGAAGCCGCCGATCAGCAGGGTCGCCAG
This genomic window contains:
- a CDS encoding LysR family transcriptional regulator, with amino-acid sequence MRFTLRQLQVFVAVAQQESVSRAAGLLNLSQSAASTSITELERQSSCQLFDRAGKRLSLNALGKQLLPQAVALLDQAKEIEDLLNGKSGFGSLAVGATLTIGNYLATLLIGGFMQRHPESQVKLHVQNTANIVQQVAHYEIDLGLIEGDCSHPDIEVQSWVEDELVVFCAPQHPLAKRGQATMEELTHEAWILREQGSGTRLTFDQAMRHHRSALNIRLELEHTEAIKRAVESGLGIGCISRLALRDAFRRGSLVPVETPDMDLARQFYFIWHKQKYQTSAMREFLELCRAFTAGVQRSDEIVLPAIA
- a CDS encoding tRNA-uridine aminocarboxypropyltransferase; protein product: MNHAPNAVARLRDQRIDEGIKPIQARGWRAPRCSACRVIESHCLCAWRPSVETRSGICLIMTNKEVFKPSNTGWLIADVVRDNHAFIWSRTDVDAQLMALLNDPQWQPYLVFPGEYVEPSRVTHTVELDSSRRPLFILLDATWTEARKIFRKSPYFDRLPILSLLPDKLSRYRLRRSTRSEHLCTAEVAALCLELAGDSDAASALDAYFDVFSQHYLGAKRQQEVNVSTPAHAELLPFIRTAQAVLAQ
- a CDS encoding TIGR00730 family Rossman fold protein, giving the protein MPYKPNDLLSRHFESHGHDLTRKVEEQLNLVSPDSPNLPIYRDMILTVLRMAQEDHNRWNAKITLQALRELEHAFRTLEQFKGRRKVTVFGSARTPVEHPLYAMARELGAALARSDMMVITGAGGGIMAAAHEGAGRDHSLGFNITLPFEQHANPTVEGTPNLLPFHFFFTRKLFFVKEADALVLCPGGFGTLDEALEVLTLVQTGKSPLVPVVLLDVPGGKFWKGALDFIREQLEENRYILPTDMKLMRLVYNAEDAVEEINQFYRNFHSSRWLKHQFVIRMHHKLSEQALQQIQLEFADLCLNDCFHQHDYSGEEHDEAHFSHLTRLAFTFNARNHGRLRELVDYINLPENWAQPTSEPHPLTWEPIKVT
- a CDS encoding CinA family protein, whose product is MDDITELAAELGRRLQLLNAHVTTAESCTGGGISEAITRIPGSSAWFEAGYVTYSNRQKTQQLNVPAELFGTVGAVSREVVEAMVRGAQHKSLARFAVAVSGVAGPDGGSPNKPVGTVWLAWGVGETVISEQRFFPGNRDEVRRQTVKAALDGLLQHASIEISNQG
- the recA gene encoding recombinase RecA, translating into MDDNKKKALAAALGQIERQFGKGAVMRMGDQDRQAIPSISTGSLGLDIALGIGGLPKGRIVEIYGPESSGKTTLTLSVIAQAQKAGATCAFVDAEHALDPEYAGKLGVNVDDLLVSQPDTGEQALEITDMLVRSNAVDVIIVDSVAALVPKAEIEGEMGDMHVGLQARLMSQALRKITGNIKNANCLVIFINQIRMKIGVMFGSPETTTGGNALKFYASVRLDIRRTGAVKEGDEVVGSETRVKVVKNKVASPFRQAEFQILYGKGIYLNGEMIDLGVLHGFVEKSGAWYAYNGTKIGQGKANSAKFLADNPEVAATLEKQLRDKLLSPVADVKAVANRETVDDLADADL
- a CDS encoding PA3611 family quorum-sensing-regulated virulence factor; this encodes MLRLIVPTVAVLLATSLSAQAASLKELELNKMLQNVATQSSVGTPRAISEDILDQGYTVEGTELINHLSVQSSHAQKMRADPKAVYFQLGSTVCTNPGFRKLMAKGATMRYEFTEVKTNRPVATERFQESDCPKPAKTKK
- a CDS encoding diacylglycerol kinase — translated: MSPFKGQTGLKRILNASGYSLDGLRAAFVGEAAFRQLVLLNALLIPLSFFLDVSRVEQALLIAVCLLALIVELLNSAVEAAIDRISLELHPLSKNAKDMGSAAQLVALTMIALVWGVVLL
- a CDS encoding glycoside hydrolase family 19 protein, with product MDVTQQQLINIMPNARSQAGVFVSALNAAMSRYRIETPKRIAAFLAQVGHESGQLRYVRELGADQYLSKYDTGPLAVRLGNTPQADGDGQKYRGRGLIQITGHDNYLRCSLGLFGDERLLALPELLEQPQWAAESAAWFWERNGLNELADRDQFNSITRRINGGLNGLEDRLQLWARARAVLCQPST
- a CDS encoding lysis system i-spanin subunit Rz, with the translated sequence MPAFDLMPFSARTLGIVVLLALVAGGPAMLAWRLQDWRYGQQLAQLAQSQAATLNQITQAAAMQQKAEQDKRLALEQQLSASEHTHYRALSDAQRDQDRLRDRLATADVRLSVLLDADDVAAGCAVPATASAGGVDHGAPRARLDPAHAQRIIAITDAGDRGLIALQACQAYVRALGR
- the recX gene encoding recombination regulator RecX, yielding MTVVLDTLVAVRRTAMDLLARREHGRVELTRKLRQRGAPDELIDSALDRLTEEGLLSESRYLESFVSYRARSGYGPLRIREELGQRGLQRPDIELALRESGIDWQAQLTDTWRRKFSGHLPIDARERAKQGRFLAYRGYSMEMINRLFSGRGMDD
- the erdR gene encoding response regulator transcription factor ErdR, whose protein sequence is MATYEILIADDHPLFRSALHQAVTLGLGPDVRLTEVASIAELEVRLTEKSDWDLVLLDLNMPGAYGFSGLVLLRGQYPQIPVMMVSAQEEASVMVKAREFGASGFIPKSSSLEQIQQAVKAVLDGDVSWPPQAFEAVSVSAEAKAASEGLASLTPQQFRVLTMVCEGLLNKQIAYELSVSEATIKAHVTAIFRKLNVRTRTQAALLLQQLESISPQP
- a CDS encoding contractile injection system protein, VgrG/Pvc8 family produces the protein MSLGFTPAVEIYGANAALLNERLLSWTHVDAAGIESDQLTLTISLEGLEGLPSLGGKIGLRVGYLESGLVDKGEFVITRRTPTLFPLRLTLVAMAAPFSAADQTGFKQRRSVSHGPTTLGALFRQLTSRHGFSPRVAADLSLIKIEHIDQSNETDMGFLTRLAHRYDAVAKPVNELYVLARRGQAKSLSGKVLPEIKLSVTTNNRPGDQAFISAVLDETARAKYQGCKTRWWDATTGTLRVEESGIAPFKTLRQRFQSANDARAAGEGEVRRMMREALKVKIECPGNPGLSAEGIVLLDPTWPDFMRGRWSIDKVTASGDRATSYRCKIDATCLDARG